One Candidatus Sulfurimonas baltica DNA segment encodes these proteins:
- a CDS encoding M99 family carboxypeptidase catalytic domain-containing protein: MNIFAVKIIFIALFLSANAHANIQLIKKENSDSNTTLLIIAGVHGDEPGGYFAASILATHYDIKSNNLWIVPNLNQKSIQEDSRGINGDMNRKFSAIKKDDKDADIIKEIKGIILSKNVSLVLNLHDGHGFYRKENNGKIFNPTAWGQTCVIDQCKLNQNQPFGNLNNIASIVKDNMNKKLIQKHHSFNVKNTKTKFDDEEMQLSLTYFAVTNNKPAFAIESSKNLSSLSQKVFYQLLAIEEFMNIMEISYTKKFKLNEKNLSKIIKDYGTLGINDNILLNLDNIKKRLSYIPIKSESNEFKFSNPLGSVKSVNGKFIVYIGNQMVTTLEPQFFKGARDYAKNFDAIIDGKTISFDNTSDIFVFDDFNVIERSGYRVNVIGYSSTNRKNESGIDISLKDLSRRFSIDNNDKVYRVEFYKNDEFCFMSKVHFK, encoded by the coding sequence ATGAATATATTTGCAGTTAAAATAATTTTTATAGCTCTTTTTTTGAGCGCTAATGCTCATGCCAACATACAACTTATTAAAAAAGAAAACTCTGACTCCAATACAACACTTCTAATAATAGCCGGTGTCCATGGAGACGAGCCTGGTGGATACTTTGCTGCTTCTATATTAGCAACCCACTATGACATTAAATCTAATAATTTATGGATAGTTCCGAATCTCAATCAAAAAAGTATTCAAGAAGATTCAAGAGGAATAAATGGAGATATGAATAGAAAATTCTCTGCTATTAAGAAAGATGATAAAGATGCTGATATTATTAAAGAGATTAAAGGGATTATTCTATCAAAAAACGTATCATTAGTTTTAAATTTACATGATGGTCATGGCTTTTACAGAAAAGAAAACAATGGTAAAATTTTCAACCCTACTGCGTGGGGACAAACTTGCGTAATAGATCAATGCAAACTTAATCAAAATCAACCGTTTGGAAATCTAAATAACATAGCATCAATAGTTAAAGATAATATGAATAAAAAACTTATTCAAAAGCATCACAGTTTTAATGTTAAAAATACAAAAACAAAGTTTGATGATGAAGAGATGCAACTTTCACTCACCTATTTTGCTGTAACAAATAACAAACCGGCGTTTGCAATTGAGAGTAGTAAAAATCTCTCTTCACTGTCTCAAAAAGTTTTTTATCAGTTGCTTGCTATAGAAGAGTTTATGAATATAATGGAAATTTCATACACTAAAAAATTTAAATTGAATGAAAAAAACCTCAGTAAAATAATAAAAGATTATGGCACATTAGGTATAAATGACAATATTTTGTTAAATTTAGACAATATCAAAAAAAGATTAAGCTACATTCCGATAAAATCAGAGAGTAATGAATTTAAGTTTTCAAATCCCTTAGGTAGCGTAAAAAGTGTCAATGGCAAGTTTATTGTTTACATAGGCAACCAGATGGTTACGACGCTGGAACCACAATTTTTCAAGGGTGCGCGTGATTATGCGAAAAATTTCGATGCGATAATCGACGGAAAGACTATTTCTTTTGATAACACTTCAGATATTTTCGTATTTGACGATTTTAACGTGATAGAGCGAAGTGGTTATCGTGTAAATGTTATTGGCTATTCGTCAACAAATAGAAAAAATGAAAGCGGCATAGATATAAGTCTTAAAGACTTAAGCAGAAGGTTTTCAATTGACAATAACGATAAGGTTTATAGAGTTGAGTTTTATAAAAATGATGAGTTTTGCTTTATGTCAAAAGTTCATTTTAAATAA
- a CDS encoding L,D-transpeptidase family protein has translation MRLLLLIFIHFTLFANDILTNYRISGINEIEKQMDLELTKEEYWSAYIQNRDTSFGYIESYSNILTCNKEESNLNLYVSDDSSKFKFKKEYSAFTGKRKGDKTEEGDLRTPIGIYQIVQKLSKDTKLNPFYGPLAFVTSYPNIYDEYRGKNGSGIWIHGLPTNESRDDFTRGCIAINNPNIECLDRNIDITKTLLIINSSKVEKNVSKKTLSSILSQLYAWRYAWLYNDVNSYLNFYNSEFIRNDGMDIQKFKNYKERVFRKSEKKTIIFNDINIVPYPDSSNVYQIAFKEFYESDTFKFSGDKTLIVKVDENSKISILTEK, from the coding sequence ATGAGATTATTACTTCTAATATTTATTCACTTCACTCTATTTGCAAATGACATTTTAACTAACTACAGAATTAGTGGTATAAATGAAATTGAGAAGCAGATGGATTTAGAACTCACCAAAGAGGAGTATTGGTCTGCATATATACAAAACAGAGATACATCATTTGGTTACATTGAATCTTACTCAAATATTCTTACATGTAATAAAGAGGAATCTAATCTAAATTTATATGTTTCAGACGATAGTTCTAAATTTAAATTTAAAAAAGAATATAGTGCTTTCACTGGAAAAAGAAAAGGTGATAAAACCGAAGAGGGAGATTTAAGAACACCAATTGGGATATACCAAATAGTTCAAAAACTATCTAAAGATACAAAACTAAATCCTTTTTACGGACCGCTTGCTTTTGTTACTTCATACCCTAATATATATGACGAGTACAGGGGGAAAAATGGTTCTGGAATTTGGATACATGGTCTTCCAACAAATGAGTCAAGAGATGATTTCACCAGGGGTTGTATTGCTATAAATAACCCAAATATAGAATGTTTGGATAGAAATATAGATATTACTAAAACTCTGCTAATTATAAATAGTTCCAAAGTTGAAAAGAATGTTTCTAAAAAAACACTCTCATCAATTTTATCACAACTATATGCTTGGAGATATGCTTGGCTTTACAATGATGTGAACAGCTATCTAAATTTTTACAACTCTGAATTTATAAGAAATGATGGGATGGATATTCAAAAATTCAAAAACTATAAAGAAAGAGTTTTTAGAAAGAGTGAGAAAAAAACCATTATTTTCAATGATATAAATATAGTTCCATACCCAGATAGTAGTAATGTTTATCAAATAGCTTTTAAAGAGTTTTACGAGTCTGATACATTTAAATTTTCTGGAGATAAGACTTTAATTGTAAAAGTTGACGAAAACAGTAAAATCTCTATTTTAACAGAAAAATAA
- the era gene encoding GTPase Era: MTKAGFTKKTRAGFVSLIGRPNAGKSTLMNSLLGENIAMVSQKANATRRRSNAIVMHEDTQIIFVDTPGLHEREKILNQFMLDEALKAMGDCDLIVYLAPITDSTEHYEKFLKLNNGKVKHIIVLSKIDQVNQDRLFKRIASYNQYSDQFEALIPVAIPKKMGHDELLKVISRNLPESPFLYDPDDLTSELVRDIYAGFIREGIFENVSDEVPYEADVLIDSIKEEKNIDKIFATIIIEKESQKGIIIGKGGDSIKRIGKYSREKIEMLSGKKAYLELQVSVKKGWTKDKAFLQEIGYSS; this comes from the coding sequence ATGACAAAAGCTGGTTTTACTAAAAAAACCCGAGCGGGTTTTGTATCTCTAATCGGTCGTCCAAATGCTGGAAAAAGTACACTTATGAATTCACTTTTAGGTGAAAATATAGCTATGGTTAGCCAAAAAGCTAACGCAACGAGAAGAAGATCAAATGCAATAGTAATGCATGAAGATACTCAAATTATATTTGTTGACACCCCAGGTTTACATGAGAGAGAGAAAATTTTAAATCAATTTATGCTGGATGAAGCTCTAAAAGCAATGGGTGATTGTGATTTAATAGTATATCTTGCACCAATAACAGATTCTACTGAGCACTATGAAAAATTTCTAAAACTAAATAATGGCAAAGTTAAGCACATAATAGTGCTTAGCAAAATAGACCAGGTAAATCAAGATAGACTATTTAAAAGAATTGCTTCATATAATCAATATTCAGATCAGTTTGAAGCACTTATACCAGTTGCTATCCCTAAAAAAATGGGTCATGATGAACTACTTAAAGTTATATCTAGAAATTTACCAGAGTCTCCTTTCTTGTACGACCCAGATGATTTAACAAGTGAGCTTGTTCGTGATATATATGCTGGATTCATCAGAGAAGGTATTTTTGAAAATGTAAGTGATGAAGTACCTTATGAAGCTGATGTACTTATTGATTCTATTAAGGAAGAAAAAAATATAGATAAAATATTTGCAACAATAATAATTGAAAAAGAGTCTCAAAAAGGGATTATTATTGGTAAAGGCGGTGATTCTATCAAGAGAATCGGGAAGTACTCCAGAGAAAAAATAGAGATGCTCAGCGGGAAAAAAGCTTACCTTGAGTTACAAGTCTCAGTTAAAAAGGGCTGGACTAAAGATAAAGCATTTTTACAAGAGATAGGTTATTCATCATGA
- the hslU gene encoding HslU--HslV peptidase ATPase subunit, with protein sequence MNLTPKEIVEYLDQYVISQHNAKKTIALALRTRYRRMQLNAELQDEIMPKNILMIGSTGIGKTEISRRLAKMMQVPFIKVEASKYTEVGFVGRDVESMIRDLVVASIAIVKAEKEEQNREKIQNYVLNKIVEKLLPPLPDGASESKKDDYQRLLKAMEERVTSGEMDDKTIELEIQKIHVEFNDTNLPPEMAKVQESFSKVFSQMNKEDNKKEVTVKDAKSILKLEATSKLLDMTNINAEALKRAEDGGIIFLDEIDKIAVSEKSQGRNDPSKEGVQRDLLPIVEGSSVTTKYGVINTDHILFIAAGAFHTTRPSDLIPELQGRFPLRVELESLTEETLYKILTQTNNSLLKQYEALLGVEGMTLVFEDEAIRAIAKLSHRANEITEDIGARRLHTVLEKVLEDISFNADEKNGEEFRITSELVHEKLDLVVENDDLSRYIL encoded by the coding sequence GTGAATTTAACACCAAAAGAGATAGTTGAGTATTTAGATCAATATGTTATATCACAACACAATGCTAAAAAAACTATCGCTCTAGCACTTAGAACAAGATATAGAAGAATGCAACTAAACGCAGAACTTCAAGATGAAATAATGCCTAAAAACATTTTGATGATTGGCTCTACTGGTATTGGTAAAACTGAAATCTCTAGACGACTTGCTAAAATGATGCAGGTTCCTTTTATCAAAGTAGAAGCGAGTAAATACACTGAAGTCGGTTTTGTTGGGCGTGATGTTGAGTCCATGATTAGAGACTTGGTTGTTGCATCAATAGCAATTGTTAAAGCTGAAAAAGAGGAACAAAATAGAGAAAAAATACAAAACTATGTTTTAAATAAAATAGTTGAGAAACTTCTCCCCCCTCTTCCAGATGGTGCTAGTGAATCTAAAAAAGATGACTACCAAAGACTTCTAAAAGCAATGGAGGAGAGGGTGACATCTGGCGAAATGGACGATAAAACCATAGAACTTGAAATACAAAAGATACATGTAGAGTTTAATGATACAAACTTACCGCCGGAAATGGCTAAAGTACAGGAATCTTTTTCTAAAGTATTCTCTCAAATGAATAAAGAGGACAACAAAAAAGAGGTTACTGTAAAAGATGCAAAGTCTATATTAAAACTTGAAGCAACTTCCAAACTCTTAGATATGACAAATATCAATGCTGAAGCACTTAAGCGTGCAGAGGATGGCGGAATAATCTTTCTTGATGAGATAGACAAAATAGCCGTTAGTGAAAAATCTCAAGGGAGAAATGACCCAAGCAAAGAGGGAGTTCAAAGAGATTTACTTCCAATAGTCGAAGGGAGCAGTGTTACTACAAAATATGGTGTTATCAATACTGACCATATTCTTTTTATAGCTGCCGGTGCATTTCACACAACTAGACCTAGTGACCTTATTCCTGAGCTTCAAGGTAGATTTCCTTTAAGGGTTGAACTTGAATCTCTAACAGAAGAGACATTATATAAGATTCTAACACAGACAAACAACTCTTTGCTTAAGCAATACGAAGCACTTTTAGGCGTTGAGGGTATGACATTAGTCTTTGAAGATGAAGCTATTCGAGCAATTGCAAAGCTTTCTCACAGAGCTAACGAAATAACTGAAGACATTGGCGCTAGAAGACTTCACACTGTACTTGAAAAAGTTTTAGAAGACATTAGTTTTAATGCTGATGAAAAAAATGGTGAAGAGTTTAGAATAACTTCAGAATTAGTACATGAAAAGCTTGATTTGGTTGTTGAAAATGACGACTTATCTCGCTATATACTATAA
- the hslV gene encoding ATP-dependent protease subunit HslV — MFDATTILAYKGKNRAVIGGDGQVTFGDSVLKGNATKIRTLHNGKILAGFAGSTADAFNLFDMFEEFLKDKKGDILKSVIEFSKAWRKDKVLRRLEAMMIVLNNEHIFILTGNGDVVEPEDGELASIGSGGNYAISAARALKKHATLDEEELVKEALHVAADLCIYTNHNIKTLTLDGENK, encoded by the coding sequence ATGTTTGACGCAACAACAATACTTGCTTATAAGGGCAAAAATAGAGCCGTTATTGGTGGTGACGGGCAAGTCACTTTTGGAGATAGCGTGCTTAAAGGCAATGCAACAAAAATCCGTACACTTCATAATGGTAAAATACTTGCTGGCTTTGCAGGAAGTACTGCTGATGCTTTTAATCTATTTGACATGTTCGAAGAGTTTTTAAAAGATAAAAAAGGTGATATTTTAAAATCTGTTATTGAGTTCTCTAAAGCGTGGAGAAAAGACAAAGTTCTTCGTCGTCTTGAAGCTATGATGATTGTTTTAAATAACGAGCATATTTTTATACTCACAGGAAATGGTGATGTTGTTGAGCCTGAAGATGGGGAATTAGCATCAATTGGCAGTGGTGGAAATTATGCTATATCTGCTGCGCGCGCGCTAAAAAAACATGCAACACTAGATGAAGAAGAGTTGGTTAAAGAGGCGCTACATGTAGCGGCTGATTTATGTATCTATACCAATCACAATATCAAAACGCTAACGCTAGATGGAGAGAATAAGTGA
- the rplI gene encoding 50S ribosomal protein L9 has protein sequence MKVLLIKDVKSLGKAGEVKEVKDGYGKNFLIGKGFAKHATQEILAQHKADEIQNAKDLADEISKLKAMSVKLDKAEIIITKKLGQNGHLFGAITKDEVAQALLDQHEIEIDKKHITDKVAIKTVGEHDLDLKLGHGIHATLHVDVQGE, from the coding sequence ATGAAAGTACTACTAATTAAAGATGTAAAAAGTCTTGGCAAAGCTGGTGAAGTTAAAGAAGTTAAAGATGGTTATGGAAAAAACTTTTTAATTGGAAAGGGTTTTGCTAAACATGCAACACAAGAGATTTTAGCTCAACACAAAGCTGACGAAATACAAAATGCTAAGGACTTAGCAGATGAAATTTCTAAGCTAAAAGCAATGTCTGTGAAGCTTGATAAAGCTGAAATTATTATTACTAAAAAACTTGGTCAAAATGGTCACCTTTTTGGAGCTATAACTAAAGATGAAGTTGCACAAGCTTTGCTTGATCAGCATGAAATAGAGATAGACAAAAAACATATTACAGATAAAGTGGCTATTAAAACTGTTGGCGAACATGATTTAGACTTAAAATTAGGTCATGGCATACACGCTACACTTCATGTGGATGTACAAGGCGAATAA
- a CDS encoding ferredoxin-thioredoxin reductase catalytic domain-containing protein, whose product MSIIKIDMNSEEFQSRMEKTVAFTDKVINQFGWEYNPQDEVNEGVQMGLARNKMMYNKLFCPCFMVEDVDGKPQSTGNRTCPCTPAIEKEIPEEGKCHCGIFCTPEYAARQRIEMGMEEVVHTHSRGLTKEECEVLVAQSELDGDEIISLLEARELGMTNFKLVDVREHMEWQMGHIKGADKLVPTSSFFAALDDAKLNKDENIIVYCHVGSRSAHCARILADMGYTKVGNLSHGIVSYGGEIER is encoded by the coding sequence ATGAGTATTATAAAAATTGATATGAATTCAGAAGAGTTCCAATCAAGAATGGAAAAAACAGTAGCATTTACAGATAAGGTAATTAATCAATTTGGTTGGGAATACAACCCTCAAGATGAAGTTAATGAAGGTGTACAAATGGGTCTTGCTCGTAACAAGATGATGTATAACAAACTGTTTTGTCCATGTTTTATGGTTGAAGATGTTGATGGAAAGCCACAAAGTACTGGAAATAGAACTTGTCCTTGTACTCCTGCTATTGAAAAAGAGATACCAGAAGAAGGAAAGTGTCATTGTGGAATTTTCTGTACTCCTGAATATGCAGCAAGACAACGTATTGAAATGGGAATGGAAGAAGTAGTTCATACACATTCACGTGGTCTTACAAAAGAAGAGTGTGAAGTACTTGTAGCTCAAAGTGAACTTGACGGTGATGAGATAATCTCTCTACTTGAAGCAAGAGAACTTGGAATGACAAACTTCAAACTTGTAGATGTTCGTGAGCATATGGAGTGGCAAATGGGTCATATCAAAGGTGCCGACAAACTTGTTCCAACAAGTAGTTTCTTCGCAGCTTTAGATGATGCAAAACTAAATAAAGATGAAAATATTATCGTTTACTGTCATGTTGGTAGCAGAAGTGCGCACTGTGCTAGAATCTTAGCAGATATGGGATACACGAAAGTAGGAAACCTATCTCATGGTATTGTTTCTTATGGCGGCGAGATAGAGAGATAA
- a CDS encoding argininosuccinate synthase → MKKEVKKVVLAYSGGLDTSVILKWLQDEYKAEVITFTADLGQGEEVEPARQKALDNGIKPENIFILDIQEEFVKDYVFPMFRANAIYEGEYLLGTSIARPLIAKKQIEIAYKMGADAVSHGATGKGNDQVRFELGYLGLNPDITVIAPWREWDLNSREKLLAYAREHGIKIDQKHVDSNGNPTVSPYSMDANLLHISYEGLHLENPMNEPEDSMWLWSNSPENAPDEKEYITIGYKNGDPISINGEEMSPATFLRTLNKYGNKHGIGRVDIVENRFVGMKARGCYETPGGTIMLKAHRAIESICLDREEAHMKDGMIAKYSELIYNGFWFSPEREMLQAAIDTTQKYVQGTVKLKLYKGNVEVVGRESDMSLYSEAHSTFEEDEVYNQKDAEGFIRLNALRRIIAGKKRNK, encoded by the coding sequence ATGAAGAAAGAAGTTAAAAAAGTAGTTTTAGCATATTCAGGCGGGCTTGACACCAGTGTTATTTTAAAATGGTTACAAGACGAGTATAAAGCTGAAGTTATCACATTTACAGCAGATTTAGGTCAAGGTGAAGAAGTTGAACCAGCGCGTCAAAAAGCACTTGACAATGGTATTAAACCTGAAAATATTTTCATCCTTGATATTCAAGAGGAATTTGTAAAAGATTATGTATTTCCTATGTTTAGAGCAAATGCAATCTATGAAGGTGAATACTTACTTGGAACATCTATAGCAAGACCACTTATTGCAAAAAAGCAAATAGAGATTGCCTATAAAATGGGTGCAGATGCTGTAAGTCACGGAGCTACCGGAAAAGGAAATGATCAAGTTAGATTTGAACTTGGATATTTAGGACTTAATCCTGACATTACAGTAATCGCTCCATGGAGAGAGTGGGATTTAAACTCTCGTGAAAAACTTTTAGCATATGCAAGAGAGCATGGGATAAAAATAGATCAAAAGCATGTTGATTCAAATGGAAACCCAACTGTTAGTCCTTATTCTATGGATGCGAATCTACTTCATATCTCTTATGAAGGACTACACTTAGAAAATCCTATGAATGAACCAGAAGACTCTATGTGGCTATGGTCAAACTCTCCAGAAAACGCTCCTGATGAAAAAGAGTACATCACTATTGGATATAAAAATGGTGACCCTATCTCAATCAATGGAGAAGAGATGTCTCCGGCTACATTTTTAAGAACTTTAAATAAGTATGGCAATAAACACGGTATCGGAAGAGTTGATATTGTTGAGAATAGATTTGTTGGCATGAAAGCTCGTGGATGTTATGAAACTCCAGGTGGAACTATTATGCTAAAAGCTCACCGTGCTATTGAATCTATCTGTTTAGACAGAGAAGAAGCTCATATGAAAGATGGCATGATTGCTAAATATTCTGAGCTAATTTACAACGGTTTTTGGTTTTCACCTGAAAGAGAGATGTTACAAGCAGCAATAGATACAACTCAAAAATATGTTCAAGGAACAGTAAAACTAAAACTTTACAAAGGTAACGTTGAAGTTGTTGGTCGTGAATCTGACATGTCATTATACTCTGAAGCACACTCTACTTTTGAAGAAGATGAAGTTTATAACCAAAAAGACGCAGAAGGTTTTATTAGATTAAATGCTCTAAGAAGAATTATTGCTGGTAAAAAAAGAAATAAGTAA
- a CDS encoding flagellar protein FlaG has protein sequence MDGIANVAKQQQTQVGSQETQGRVVQQQQQVQKVDVVKEMQKETSGTDTKINSKEQVKDLVDQLNKAMAPMNTNLKFGVDSQDVFFVSVIESETSKMIRRFPAEQAADFLPKMQEVTGILFDLKG, from the coding sequence ATGGATGGCATAGCAAATGTTGCAAAACAACAGCAAACGCAAGTAGGTTCGCAAGAAACTCAAGGAAGAGTGGTTCAGCAACAACAGCAAGTTCAAAAGGTTGATGTTGTTAAAGAGATGCAAAAAGAGACTTCTGGTACAGATACCAAAATAAACTCTAAAGAGCAGGTTAAGGATTTAGTTGACCAACTAAATAAAGCAATGGCTCCGATGAACACAAATTTAAAATTTGGTGTAGATTCGCAAGATGTATTTTTTGTTTCTGTTATAGAGTCAGAAACAAGTAAAATGATTAGAAGATTTCCCGCAGAACAAGCCGCTGATTTTCTTCCAAAGATGCAAGAAGTCACAGGAATACTATTTGACTTAAAAGGGTAA
- a CDS encoding MFS transporter, whose product MNEYFKLLKSEPVLKKLSTIQLIAYFGAWFSNVAIYTLLLQMEVSADVVAFVAMLHFLSGVIQAPLSGSIIDSMKPKKLMLILIGFEIFATLFLVLVNDVSDLWLLYSLIFIKMAAASFYFTTEMSLLPKILDGNKLQKANELHSIIWSFSYTLGMALSGFVVYLFGVKVAFILDAFMFMVGFALLYNLDIKVEIIKNSENLLEMMRDTFRYLKRFPHAIHLMLMHSFVGLTAFDALVALMVDKYYASVIATSLALGLMHASRALGLVIGPIILSKWINNKRLSYIFIAQALAVWLWAALMKDFYMSLAASVIVGLFTTTLWSYTYTLLQKNIEQKYYGRIVAYNDMLFLSSAAFTSFMIGFLATSSYSLEFITVLIGFGFIIGGVYFAWILKSQNIKDI is encoded by the coding sequence ATGAATGAATATTTTAAACTTCTAAAATCGGAACCTGTATTAAAAAAACTATCTACCATTCAGCTTATTGCTTATTTTGGCGCATGGTTTAGCAATGTAGCCATTTACACACTTTTACTTCAAATGGAAGTCTCCGCAGATGTAGTCGCATTTGTCGCGATGCTTCATTTTTTGTCCGGAGTAATACAAGCTCCTTTAAGCGGTTCAATAATAGACAGTATGAAACCAAAAAAACTTATGTTGATTCTAATAGGATTTGAAATTTTTGCAACACTTTTTTTAGTTCTGGTAAACGATGTATCTGATTTGTGGTTGCTTTATTCTCTAATATTTATAAAAATGGCAGCAGCAAGCTTTTATTTTACTACAGAGATGTCACTTTTACCAAAGATACTTGATGGGAATAAATTACAAAAAGCAAATGAACTTCACTCAATAATTTGGTCGTTTTCATATACTTTAGGAATGGCACTAAGCGGATTCGTTGTTTATTTATTTGGAGTTAAAGTTGCATTTATCCTTGATGCTTTTATGTTTATGGTAGGTTTTGCTTTGCTTTATAATCTAGATATTAAAGTTGAAATAATCAAAAACAGTGAAAATCTACTTGAGATGATGAGGGACACCTTTAGGTATTTAAAAAGATTTCCACATGCAATTCATCTTATGTTGATGCATTCTTTTGTTGGACTGACAGCTTTTGATGCTTTGGTTGCTTTAATGGTTGATAAATACTATGCCTCTGTGATAGCAACATCTTTAGCGCTTGGACTGATGCATGCGTCAAGGGCTCTTGGATTGGTAATAGGTCCAATAATACTAAGCAAATGGATTAACAACAAAAGATTAAGCTATATATTTATAGCTCAGGCATTAGCTGTATGGTTGTGGGCTGCTCTTATGAAAGATTTCTACATGTCACTTGCTGCAAGTGTGATTGTAGGGCTATTTACTACAACGCTTTGGTCATATACATATACATTGCTTCAAAAAAATATAGAACAAAAATACTATGGTAGAATTGTGGCATACAATGATATGTTATTTTTAAGTTCAGCTGCATTTACATCTTTTATGATCGGATTCTTGGCTACTTCAAGTTATTCGCTAGAGTTTATTACAGTGTTGATAGGTTTTGGATTTATTATAGGTGGTGTATACTTTGCTTGGATTTTAAAAAGTCAAAATATTAAGGATATTTAA
- a CDS encoding MATE family efflux transporter, whose product MPAALKHLVDILQILIDMLMVGMVSVSALAAVGMSMQFMMIINVLMTLYVVGGNALISRFIGQGRKRRASALLYSLSIFAIILSVFVTIGGYMGSESFYYWMGAQSDVIEQGTIYFKILSLGIVVIFIDNLLYNALSAAGDTKSSLYIKLFSAAINAFLNYVLIFGHYGFEAMGIEGAAYATIIAYFFNVIAYFILIKKPHSKLNLIPIIRIKDLKRVWNVGWSAALDRGVSSLSFLVFVSIIAAYGTAELAGYQVGLRIEGIAFMPGFGFAIAAMALVGQNLGANNKDRAYNAGIISGRIAYVFMGSVGVLLILFPELLVGFFTTDRATIVVASQYLILVGLAQIPLAIMFVYSGALRGAGATKTTLIVNVFSLWIFRVIPSYIAYKMGYGIIAIFIIMNIETLLKGLIYRHIYNKRAWLDMKI is encoded by the coding sequence ATTCCTGCAGCACTAAAACATCTTGTAGATATTCTTCAAATTCTTATTGACATGTTAATGGTTGGTATGGTCAGTGTCTCGGCACTCGCAGCAGTTGGTATGAGTATGCAGTTTATGATGATTATAAATGTTCTTATGACACTATATGTTGTTGGTGGAAATGCTCTGATTTCGCGTTTTATCGGGCAGGGGAGAAAAAGACGAGCTTCTGCACTTCTTTACTCTCTTAGTATTTTTGCAATTATACTTTCTGTATTTGTTACAATTGGCGGATACATGGGAAGTGAATCTTTTTACTATTGGATGGGTGCGCAGAGTGATGTAATAGAGCAGGGTACAATCTACTTTAAAATACTCTCTCTTGGTATAGTTGTAATATTTATAGATAATCTTCTATACAATGCACTCTCAGCTGCGGGAGATACTAAAAGTTCACTATATATAAAACTTTTCTCAGCAGCAATCAACGCTTTTTTAAATTATGTTTTAATCTTTGGTCATTATGGCTTCGAAGCTATGGGGATAGAGGGTGCAGCTTATGCTACGATAATTGCATATTTTTTTAACGTAATAGCCTATTTTATACTTATTAAAAAACCACACTCAAAGTTAAACTTAATCCCGATTATCAGAATAAAAGATTTAAAAAGGGTATGGAATGTCGGTTGGAGTGCAGCTCTGGACCGAGGGGTCTCAAGTCTATCATTTTTGGTGTTTGTTTCTATTATAGCAGCTTACGGAACAGCAGAGTTGGCAGGTTATCAAGTAGGGCTTCGAATAGAGGGAATCGCCTTTATGCCAGGTTTCGGTTTCGCAATAGCCGCTATGGCTTTGGTTGGGCAAAACTTAGGGGCAAACAACAAAGACAGAGCTTATAATGCGGGGATAATAAGTGGAAGAATCGCTTATGTATTTATGGGGAGTGTTGGCGTTTTACTTATACTTTTTCCAGAATTATTAGTAGGTTTTTTTACAACAGACAGAGCAACAATAGTTGTAGCTTCGCAGTACCTCATACTTGTTGGATTGGCTCAAATTCCACTTGCAATAATGTTTGTCTATTCTGGGGCTCTTCGCGGTGCAGGGGCGACAAAAACAACTTTGATAGTTAACGTGTTTTCTTTGTGGATTTTTAGAGTTATTCCATCATATATTGCCTATAAGATGGGTTATGGGATTATCGCAATATTTATTATTATGAATATCGAGACACTTTTAAAAGGACTTATTTATCGTCATATTTATAATAAAAGGGCTTGGCTAGATATGAAAATATAG